The following proteins are co-located in the Palaemon carinicauda isolate YSFRI2023 chromosome 30, ASM3689809v2, whole genome shotgun sequence genome:
- the LOC137623516 gene encoding uncharacterized protein — protein MRIPETKCPVLMEINQPLHKDQRDDEPVKSSKPTLYRRITLLTALFVTVYHRRSGTPLHTRWNAQEVSLPFTRIINSSAADRKQFMGKHTNYISSTFSTEISSTFTTYISSTFTTEISSTFTTYISSTFTTEISSTFTTEISSTFTTEISSTFTTEISSTFTTEIFSTFSTEISSTFTTDISSTFTTEIFSTFSTEISSTFTTDISSTFTTEISSTFTTEIFSTFSTEISSTFTTEISSTFSTEISSTFTTEISSTFTTEIFSTFSTEISSTFTTEISSTFSTEISSTFTTEISSTFSTEISSTFTTETSSTFSTEIFSTFSTEIFSTFTTEISSTFTTEIFSTFSTEISSTFTTDISSTFTTEISSTFTTDISSTFTTEISSTFTTEIFSTFSTEISSTFTTDISSTFTTDISSTFTTEIFSTFSTEISSTFTTDISSTFTTEIFSTFSTEISSTFTTDISSTFTTEIFSTFSTEISSTFTTDISSTFTTEIFSTFSTEISSTFTTDISSTFTTEIFSTFSTEISSTFTTDISSTFTTEIFSTFSTEISSTFTTDISSTFTTEISSTFTTEIFSTFSTEISSTFTTEISSTFSTEISSTFTTEISSTFTTEIFSTFSTEISSTFTTEISSTFSTEISSTFTTEISSTFSTEISSTFTTETSSTFSTEIFSTFSTEIFSTFTTEISSTFTTEISSTFSAEIISTFSAEIISTFSAEIISTFSAEIFSTFSTEISCTFSTEIFSTFSTEISKSTFSTKISITFSTKISSIFSTKISSTFSAEISSTFTTEISSTFSTEIFSTFIQRSPALSLQTSSALSPQRSPALSVQRSSALSVQRSPALSPQRSPALSVHRSLALSVQRSPALSVQRSPALSV, from the exons AACACCCCTCCACACCAGGTGGAATGCACAAGAGGTCTCTCTCCCATTCACTCGTATAATCAACTCGTCTGCAGCAGACAGGAAACAGTTCATGGGGAAGCACACGA attatatCTCCAGCACATTCAGTACAGAGATCTCCAGCACTTTCACCACATATATCTCCAGCACTTTCACCACAGAGATCTCCAGCACTTTCACCACATATATCTCCAGCACTTTCACCACAGAGATCTCCAGCACTTTCACCACAGAGATCTCCAGCACTTTCACCACAGAGATCTCCAGCACTTTCACCACAGAGATCTCCAGCACTTTCACCACAGAGATCTTCAGTACTTTCAGTACAGAGATCTCCAGCACTTTCACCACAGATATCTCCAGCACTTTCACCACAGAGATCTTCAGTACTTTCAGTACAGAGATCTCCAGCACTTTCACCACAGATATCTCCAGCACTTTCACCACAGAGATCTCCAGCACTTTCACCACAGAGATCTTCAGTACTTTCAGTACAGAGATCTCCAGCACTTTCACCACAGAGATCTCCAGCACTTTCAGTACAGAGATCTCCAGCACTTTCACCACAGAGATCTCCAGCACTTTCACCACAGAGATCTTCAGTACTTTCAGTACAGAGATCTCAAGCACTTTCACCACAGAGATCTCCAGCACTTTCAGTACAGAGATCTCCAGCACTTTCACCACAGAGATCTCCAGCACTTTCAGTACAGAGATTTCCAGCACTTTCACCACAGAGACCTCCAGCACTTTCAGTACAGAGATCTTCAGTACTTTCAGTACAGAGATCTTCAGCACTTTCACCACAGAGATCTCCAGCACTTTCACCACAGAGATCTTCAGTACTTTCAGTACAGAGATCTCCAGCACTTTCACCACAGATATCTCCAGCACTTTCACCACAGAGATCTCCAGCACTTTCACCACAGATATCTCCAGCACTTTCACCACAGAGATCTCCAGCACTTTCACCACAGAGATCTTCAGTACTTTCAGTACAGAGATCTCCAGCACTTTCACCACAGATATCTCCAGCACTTTCACCACAGATATCTCCAGCACTTTCACCACAGAGATCTTCAGTACTTTCAGTACAGAGATCTCCAGCACTTTCACCACAGATATCTCCAGCACTTTCACCACAGAGATCTTCAGTACTTTCAGTACAGAGATCTCCAGCACTTTCACCACAGATATCTCCAGCACTTTCACCACAGAGATCTTCAGTACTTTCAGTACAGAGATCTCCAGCACTTTCACCACAGATATCTCCAGCACTTTCACCACAGAGATCTTCAGTACTTTCAGTACAGAGATCTCCAGCACTTTCACCACAGATATCTCCAGCACTTTCACCACAGAGATCTTCAGTACTTTCAGTACAGAGATCTCCAGCACTTTCACCACAGATATCTCCAGCACTTTCACCACAGAGATCTTCAGTACTTTCAGTACAGAGATCTCCAGCACTTTCACCACAGATATCTCCAGCACTTTCACCACAGAGATCTCCAGCACTTTCACCACAGAGATCTTCAGTACTTTCAGTACAGAGATCTCCAGCACTTTCACCACAGAGATCTCCAGCACTTTCAGTACAGAGATCTCCAGCACTTTCACCACAGAGATCTCCAGCACTTTCACCACAGAGATCTTCAGTACTTTCAGTACAGAGATCTCAAGCACTTTCACCACAGAGATCTCCAGCACTTTCAGTACAGAGATCTCCAGCACTTTCACCACAGAGATCTCCAGCACTTTCAGTACAGAGATTTCCAGCACTTTCACCACAGAGACCTCCAGCACTTTCAGTACAGAGATCTTCAGTACTTTCAGTACAGAGATCTTCAGCACTTTCACCACAGAGATCTCCAGCACTTTCACCACAGAGATCTCCAGCACTTTCAGTGCAGAGATCATCAGCACTTTCAGTGCAGAGATCATCAGCACTTTCAGTGCAGAGATCATCAGCACTTTCAGTGCAGAGATCTTCAGCACTTTCAGTACAGAGATCTCCTGTACTTTCAGTACAGAGATCTTCAGCACCTTCAGTACAGAGATCTCCAAAAGCACTTTCAGTACAAAGATCTCCATCACTTTCAGTACAAAGATCTCCAGCATTTTCAGTACAAAGATCTCCAGCACTTTCAGCGCAGAGATCTCCAGCACTTTTACTACAGAGATCTCCAGCACTTTCAGTACAGAGATCTTCAGCACTTTCA TACAGAGATCTCCAGCACTTTCATTACAGACATCTTCAGCACTTTCACCACAGAGATCTCCAGCACTTTCAGTACAGAGATCTTCAGCACTTTCAGTACAGAGATCTCCAGCACTTTCACCACAGAGATCTCCAGCACTTTCAGTACATAGATCTCTAGCACTTTCAGTACAAAGATCTCCAGCACTTTCAGTACAAAGATCTCCAGCACTTTCAGTATAA